The Aminiphilus circumscriptus DSM 16581 genome contains a region encoding:
- a CDS encoding lectin like domain-containing protein codes for MLKTRTESGHPLGYRPAPTDLSHIDPSTIVFPGLHEKVTPDAYDLRTYGYVTAVRDQNPYGTCWAFGTMASLESTFKKATGDVEDFSEWHLAYFVYQDESLSKPSFTQDVVEAGKDPIFDQGGNVWQATALLARWSGAVDEADRPYQNVKPWPDASRPLATDPVAKHLEHVYYLGAAFNAATVKGAILAYGAVAVRILWDDAAFNSATNAYYNATSTGGGHIVTIVGWDDAYAATNFGTDPGSNGAWIVKNSWGTSWGASGYFYLSYAEPTLGYPAVFVGADKTNFDRIYDYDPLGRVTGYGYTSETGWFANVFTSHGVVLGASAATQEVLKAVAFYAMAANATFRIEIWTGGIAGNPMSGTRQLVHTGTLQVPGYHTVRLPQDVVLPVGTRFAVVVELTTPGYTFPIPIENPEVDYSDKASALADQSYVSAAGTTWTDMTTAMANTNVCLKAFTTFEDVPVTPTVTGTITPTLSPTHGGGGGGGGCDMGMAPGLVLLLLPVALFLKK; via the coding sequence TTGCTGAAGACCCGGACGGAAAGCGGCCATCCCCTCGGATATCGCCCGGCGCCGACCGATCTTTCCCATATCGATCCCTCGACCATTGTGTTTCCAGGGTTGCACGAGAAGGTCACCCCCGACGCCTACGATTTGCGCACCTACGGCTACGTCACGGCGGTGCGGGATCAGAACCCCTACGGCACGTGCTGGGCTTTCGGAACAATGGCGTCTCTGGAGTCCACGTTCAAAAAGGCCACGGGGGACGTGGAGGATTTCTCCGAGTGGCATCTTGCCTATTTCGTGTACCAGGACGAGAGTTTGTCCAAGCCGTCTTTCACGCAGGATGTCGTCGAGGCTGGTAAAGATCCGATTTTTGACCAAGGAGGCAATGTGTGGCAGGCCACGGCACTCCTCGCCCGATGGTCCGGCGCGGTGGACGAGGCGGACCGCCCCTATCAGAACGTCAAACCTTGGCCTGATGCCAGCCGACCCTTGGCGACGGACCCCGTGGCGAAGCATCTGGAGCATGTGTATTACCTCGGTGCCGCCTTCAATGCGGCGACGGTGAAAGGCGCCATCCTCGCCTACGGTGCCGTGGCCGTCCGCATCCTCTGGGACGACGCGGCATTCAACAGCGCGACCAACGCGTACTATAATGCCACCTCGACCGGAGGCGGACACATCGTCACCATCGTGGGCTGGGACGATGCCTACGCGGCGACGAACTTCGGCACCGATCCCGGCTCCAACGGTGCGTGGATCGTGAAGAACAGCTGGGGCACGAGCTGGGGTGCGTCGGGGTACTTCTACCTTTCGTATGCGGAGCCCACTCTGGGGTACCCTGCGGTCTTTGTCGGCGCGGACAAGACGAATTTCGACAGGATCTACGATTATGACCCATTGGGCCGGGTCACGGGATATGGATATACCAGCGAGACGGGCTGGTTCGCCAATGTCTTCACCTCTCATGGTGTTGTGCTGGGAGCCTCGGCGGCGACCCAGGAGGTGTTGAAGGCCGTGGCCTTCTATGCCATGGCGGCGAATGCAACATTCCGCATCGAGATCTGGACCGGTGGCATTGCGGGAAATCCCATGAGCGGAACGCGGCAACTGGTGCACACGGGAACGCTCCAAGTCCCCGGATATCACACGGTGAGACTTCCCCAGGACGTGGTGCTCCCTGTGGGGACGCGCTTCGCCGTGGTGGTGGAGCTGACCACGCCGGGGTATACTTTCCCCATCCCCATCGAGAACCCCGAGGTCGACTACAGTGACAAGGCGTCGGCTCTGGCGGACCAGAGCTACGTCAGCGCTGCGGGAACGACCTGGACCGACATGACGACGGCCATGGCGAACACGAACGTCTGTCTCAAGGCCTTCACGACGTTCGAGGATGTGCCGGTCACGCCGACGGTGACGGGAACCATCACGCCTACTCTTTCTCCCACTCATGGGGGAGGTGGCGGTGGCGGCGGATGTGACATGGGCATGGCCCCGGGCTTGGTGCTGCTTCTTCTTCCGGTGGCGCTGTTCCTGAAAAAATGA